GTAATAGCGGCGAAGAAGCCCTTTGATATAAGGCGATTGGGGATAGAAAAAATCTATGATTACTTGTCGTCTTAGTGACGTGTCCGTTGTTTATGGGTAGGTTCAATAGCAGAAAGAAAGTGCCGGCAGTCAATTGTGACTGTACTAAGCTTTGAAAGCGACTTTCAAAGTTTAGTTTGATATAGAGCCAGTATTTGGTGAATTCCCCAGCTGTTTTGAACAAGGGGAAGTGCCTTTGACAATAAAAATAATCTTTCCTTATAAGCCAATCCGATTTGAAATTTCCTTCAAACGAATAACCTGCTGAACATAGAGTGGTAACGCAGATACCTTCCCAATAAAGTCGAAGACGTACATTAACAGGGCAACGATCAATCCATAGTTAACCAGGCCCCCATCGATTGCCGCTATGGGAGCGTAAACAAACAAAGCGACTATGCCAGCCCATAATATAAAGTAGGTGCCTGTTTCCAGGTCGCTCAATTCAATATTCCACCGCATAAGACGCCGGAAGTGGGCTTTTGCGTGCTCAACATTTGGCTGTTTAATCGCATCAACCTGATATTCCAGCTCATTATTATAAGATTCATTCAGCTGGTAATTGGTATTCCCGATTACGCAATAGATCAGGGTAATCAGAGCTAGGAGAGCCAGGCAAGCGAGAAAGATATTGAGATTGATGGCGCTAATAATAATGAGTAACCCCACCGTGCCAATAGTAACGGTAATAATTTCCGGTAGGCTGTTTTCAAAAAATTCGACAATTTCAGTTAACAAACTGGAGCGCGCAGTAATAGTCGACACCGACTGCTTCTTTACTTTTTCACGGGCTACCATTTCCGAAGTAACTACTTGATAAATATGTGCGTAGACTCTGGTATCGTAAAATCTTCGGGCGCTTCCTATAAGAATAGAAATGCTACCTAAGGTTGCCAAAAGATAGATGCCATTGTAGGACTGTTCTAATAGACTATTGATAGCCCAGCCGATGGCAAGTGGAAAAAGTAGTTCGAGGAGTGTTTCAATAACGACTAGCGATAGGGTCAAGGATACTCGCCACTTAAATCGGGTAAAAATCGAAAGTAAAGAATATTTGTGCTTGCCTTTTGTATAATCATCATCTGTTGACTTTGAAACAGTGGTAACTGGCTGTGTCATTTAACAACGCTCTCAATGCTTAACGTGCAACGCCATGGCAAAATGTGTGAAACGCTAAATCGGCCAGCGTATCGTCATCTATGGATTCTGAATTTTTTGTTAGCCAGGATGTATAGAGCAGTCCTTCTGTCAGGTTTACCACCCAAGCGGTGGGAAGTTTTTTGGACAAGCTGCCTTCGGACTTGGCGTACTCCACCAAGGTGGCGATTTCATTCTCTTGCTTTTTATAGATGGCGGTGAGCTCTGGGTCATCTTCATCAAAGTCTCCCAACTTCATTAAAAACTCCATTTCGGCCGACAGCGGAAAAATCGCCTTGAACATCAGGTGGAAGGCTTGCAGAGCCGATTCAGCCTCGCTTTCCAAGTGTTCGGTGGCTTTATCAAATGCCTCCAGGCAGTGAATCGCAACCGCCTTAATCAGCTTTTCT
The DNA window shown above is from Microbulbifer variabilis and carries:
- a CDS encoding TetR/AcrR family transcriptional regulator gives rise to the protein MADHLDVRIQKSQTAIMKAGMELLSKNREASFSDIARAAGVGRTTLYRLYDTREKLIKAVAIHCLEAFDKATEHLESEAESALQAFHLMFKAIFPLSAEMEFLMKLGDFDEDDPELTAIYKKQENEIATLVEYAKSEGSLSKKLPTAWVVNLTEGLLYTSWLTKNSESIDDDTLADLAFHTFCHGVAR
- a CDS encoding ABC transporter six-transmembrane domain-containing protein, coding for MTQPVTTVSKSTDDDYTKGKHKYSLLSIFTRFKWRVSLTLSLVVIETLLELLFPLAIGWAINSLLEQSYNGIYLLATLGSISILIGSARRFYDTRVYAHIYQVVTSEMVAREKVKKQSVSTITARSSLLTEIVEFFENSLPEIITVTIGTVGLLIIISAINLNIFLACLALLALITLIYCVIGNTNYQLNESYNNELEYQVDAIKQPNVEHAKAHFRRLMRWNIELSDLETGTYFILWAGIVALFVYAPIAAIDGGLVNYGLIVALLMYVFDFIGKVSALPLYVQQVIRLKEISNRIGL